The following proteins come from a genomic window of Denticeps clupeoides unplaced genomic scaffold, fDenClu1.1, whole genome shotgun sequence:
- the LOC114772546 gene encoding uncharacterized protein LOC114772546, which translates to SAAFDTVNHKTLLSILKRLGIRGSAWQWFASYLDERSYQAASKISACLTDISSWMAAHHLQLNPTKTELIFIPADFSPDQDLAIYLDNSQLSHPATARNLCVTIDNQLSFSTHISNLSCSCRFLLYNIRRIRPYLSTQSTQLLVQSLVISRLDYCNSLLAGLPLCTIRPLQLIQNAAARLIFNLPKFSHTTPLLRSLHWLPVAARIRFKILMLAYKAKHGVAPSYLTALITPHTAPRLLRASSTARLVPPSLKVKGKHSTRLFSVLAPRWWNELPLEVRTAQSLSTFKRQLKTFLFKE; encoded by the exons tctgctgcatttgacaccgttaaccacaagactctcttgtcaatcctgaagaggcttggaattcggggctcagcatggcagtggtttgcttcctaccttgatgagcgatcttaccaa gctgcttccaaaatctctgcatgtctaaccgacatctcgtcttggatggcagcccatcacctccaactcaatcccaccaaaactgaactaatattcattccagcagatttttCACCagatcaggatcttgctatttacctagacaactcgcagctctctcatcctgcaacagcccgcaacctttgtgtaacaatagacaaccaactctccttctcaactcacatcagcaatctttcctgctcatgtagattccttctctacaatatcagacgaatccgcccttatctgtcaacccagtccacccaactactggttcagtccttagtaatctcacgactggactactgtaactcccttctagctggtctaccactatgtaccatccgacctctacaactaattcaaaatgcagcagcacgactaatcttcaaccttcccaaattctctcacaccacccctctgctacgctccctccactggctcccagtagctgcacgcatcagattcaaaatactgatgttggcctacaaagccaaacatggagtagcaccatcctacctcacagcccttattacacctcacactgcacctcgtttactccgagcctccagtactgctcgcctggtccctccatctctgaaggtaaaaggaaaacattcaactagactcttctccgtcttggcccctcggtggtggaatgaacttcccctcgaggtcagaacagctcagtcactgagcaccttcaaacgacagctcaagaccttcctctttaaagaa